One genomic window of Leptospira perdikensis includes the following:
- the dnaG gene encoding DNA primase, producing the protein MNPYQSFKERVRREVSIDSYINRFVPLRRMGRNLVGICPFHNEKTPSFNVNAEGGFYHCFGCKASGDLFRFVMDYQKVDFLKSLEILSDYSGIPLVERTKEEEESERKKEALYQVSQKALEYFQRNLNTSAGEVALKYLESRGMYAEDLKVFKIGFGLPGFGNLRSDLFKTEAEVKLGEQLGLLKRQDQNRDPYDFFRSRIMFPVIDTKGRVIAFSGRILGESEEAKYINSPNSLIYDKSRTFYNLNLAQDSIRKTREAVIVEGVFDAIGLFRKGIEFVVAPLGTGFTEGHVRILKNMADKVYLMMDSDKAGTKGAFRAVNLLSKEGVAVKVCHIPEGKDPFDYSLHHNKQEIRDLLEAAAPASQFMIREILGGAGPSSLAEEKQAGVKKLFEFLKPMEKETDKQVYLEEGARQLGLSFSSLFQDFRGKPGVTSTPSAVDTKKERTQAKPGKISPVLVCERKMIAMLIQNLELFSFADDLLGLEFRDEVSAFLWDYLYTKYLQNENLTAAEILSREEIPSEYLGMIAEHFTADDSTSPGTFKGMFLYHADLLDDARMEELVKEMAKPDLTIEEKNNLLSELSLLKSEKNKRSVYLRTIQTLEV; encoded by the coding sequence GTGAATCCTTACCAAAGTTTTAAAGAAAGAGTTCGCAGAGAAGTCTCCATTGACTCATATATCAATCGATTTGTTCCCTTACGTCGTATGGGTAGAAACCTTGTCGGCATTTGTCCTTTTCATAACGAAAAAACGCCATCATTCAATGTAAATGCGGAAGGTGGATTCTACCATTGTTTTGGTTGTAAGGCCTCTGGTGATTTGTTCCGGTTTGTGATGGACTACCAAAAGGTAGATTTTCTCAAATCTTTAGAAATCCTTTCTGACTATTCAGGCATTCCTCTTGTAGAAAGAACCAAAGAAGAGGAAGAGTCTGAACGTAAAAAAGAGGCTCTCTACCAAGTTTCTCAAAAAGCTTTGGAATACTTTCAAAGAAATTTAAATACCAGTGCTGGGGAAGTGGCTTTAAAGTATTTAGAATCACGTGGGATGTATGCAGAGGATTTAAAGGTATTTAAAATAGGATTTGGCCTTCCTGGATTTGGGAATTTACGTTCGGATTTGTTTAAAACAGAAGCTGAAGTTAAGTTAGGTGAACAGTTAGGTCTTCTTAAACGCCAAGACCAAAATAGAGATCCTTATGACTTTTTTAGAAGTCGCATTATGTTTCCGGTGATTGATACCAAGGGCCGAGTGATTGCTTTTTCTGGAAGGATTCTTGGTGAATCAGAAGAAGCCAAATACATCAATAGCCCGAACTCACTGATCTACGATAAAAGTCGTACGTTTTATAATTTAAATTTGGCCCAAGACAGCATTCGTAAAACAAGAGAGGCCGTTATCGTTGAAGGTGTGTTTGATGCTATTGGCCTTTTTCGTAAAGGGATAGAATTTGTCGTCGCTCCTCTTGGCACAGGGTTTACGGAAGGGCATGTTCGTATTTTAAAAAACATGGCGGACAAAGTGTACTTAATGATGGATTCTGATAAAGCAGGAACCAAAGGTGCCTTTCGTGCTGTGAATTTACTTTCAAAAGAAGGGGTTGCGGTAAAGGTCTGTCATATTCCAGAAGGAAAAGATCCTTTTGATTATTCTCTCCACCACAACAAACAGGAAATCCGCGACTTACTTGAAGCGGCAGCTCCTGCTTCCCAATTTATGATTCGTGAAATCCTAGGGGGGGCAGGTCCTTCTTCCTTGGCGGAGGAAAAACAGGCTGGTGTTAAAAAACTTTTTGAATTCCTAAAACCCATGGAAAAAGAAACAGACAAACAGGTCTATTTAGAAGAGGGGGCACGCCAGCTCGGGCTTTCATTTTCTTCCCTTTTTCAGGATTTTCGTGGCAAACCAGGTGTAACTTCGACCCCCTCTGCGGTCGATACTAAGAAGGAAAGAACACAGGCCAAACCCGGGAAAATCTCTCCTGTTTTGGTTTGTGAACGAAAGATGATCGCAATGCTCATTCAGAATTTGGAACTTTTTAGTTTCGCTGATGATTTGTTAGGCTTAGAATTTAGGGATGAGGTATCCGCCTTTCTTTGGGATTATTTATATACGAAGTATTTGCAGAATGAGAACCTCACAGCTGCAGAAATTCTTTCGAGGGAAGAAATTCCTTCGGAATACCTGGGAATGATTGCCGAACATTTTACGGCCGATGATTCGACAAGCCCAGGAACGTTTAAAGGGATGTTTCTTTACCATGCGGATTTGTTGGATGACGCAAGGATGGAAGAACTTGTCAAAGAAATGGCCAAACCTGACTTAACGATTGAAGAAAAGAACAATCTTTTGTCAGAACTTTCACTCTTAAAAAGTGAAAAAAATAAGAGATCCGTGTATCTCCGAACGATCCAAACGTTAGAAGTATAA
- a CDS encoding GatB/YqeY domain-containing protein → MTLQETINTDLKTALKAKDETVLGTLRLLKAEIQYELTKTGASELTDTAVMQILKSNFKRRKDTAVEYDKANRPDLSSKEIQEAEVISRYIPEEVSDEEISRAVNEAIGELNANGAQDMGKVMGKVMAKFKGQNIDGSKVSSLAKQALSAR, encoded by the coding sequence ATGACCCTTCAAGAGACGATCAATACCGATCTAAAGACGGCGTTAAAGGCCAAGGATGAAACCGTCCTGGGTACTTTGCGTCTTTTGAAAGCGGAAATTCAATATGAATTAACCAAAACCGGCGCTTCCGAGCTGACGGATACTGCTGTGATGCAGATCCTCAAATCCAATTTTAAACGCAGAAAGGACACGGCTGTCGAATATGATAAAGCCAATCGTCCCGATCTATCTAGCAAAGAAATTCAGGAAGCCGAAGTCATCTCACGTTATATTCCAGAAGAAGTCTCCGATGAAGAAATCTCTCGAGCGGTGAATGAAGCCATCGGAGAATTGAATGCTAACGGAGCCCAGGATATGGGAAAGGTGATGGGTAAAGTTATGGCAAAATTTAAAGGACAAAATATAGACGGCTCCAAGGTATCCTCCCTCGCAAAACAAGCACTTAGCGCCCGTTAA
- the rpsU gene encoding 30S ribosomal protein S21: MTPQVGIYLKEGESIEAALRRFKRDCANAGIMSEIKRREYFEKPSVVKKKAVEAARRKRDKKKRLFAKKDKL, from the coding sequence ATGACCCCACAAGTAGGGATTTATTTAAAAGAAGGGGAATCTATCGAGGCGGCGCTTCGTAGATTCAAAAGAGATTGTGCGAATGCTGGTATCATGAGCGAAATCAAACGTAGAGAATACTTTGAAAAACCAAGCGTTGTGAAAAAGAAAGCTGTAGAGGCTGCTCGACGCAAAAGAGACAAAAAGAAAAGACTATTCGCTAAAAAAGATAAACTTTAA
- the fbp gene encoding class 1 fructose-bisphosphatase: protein MNATPKQKKLISLSQFILEEQLKIPHASGEFTALLSHLVYAAKIVGREVRKAGLLDDILGATEDTNVQGETQMKLDQYADNAFNQSLKICGHLCVLASEEHEDIIPIPGGYNIGKYTMAIDPLDGSSNIDTNVSIGTIFSIHQRLEPNSKEPGDERDLLQQGHLQRCAGYIIYGSSTMLVLSTGKGVSGFTLDPSVGEFLLSHPDMKMPDSGDIYSANEGNASYWSPEVQAYLQKIKSIEGGKKPKTARYIGSLVADFHRNLLKGGIFLYPNDTKSSKYPNGKLRLLYEAAPMAYIAEQAGGMAVTVKGERILDLNPKDLHERTTLIIGSKKEVEEFLTFIPKG, encoded by the coding sequence GTGAACGCAACACCGAAACAAAAAAAACTCATCTCTCTATCGCAATTCATCCTAGAAGAGCAACTCAAAATCCCTCACGCCTCCGGAGAATTTACAGCCCTCCTCAGCCACCTAGTCTATGCGGCCAAAATCGTAGGTCGCGAAGTACGAAAAGCGGGACTCCTGGACGATATCCTTGGTGCTACAGAAGATACCAACGTCCAAGGCGAAACTCAAATGAAACTGGACCAATATGCAGACAATGCTTTCAACCAGTCCCTTAAGATTTGCGGTCACCTCTGTGTCCTTGCCAGTGAAGAACACGAAGACATCATTCCCATTCCAGGTGGCTACAATATCGGGAAATACACTATGGCGATTGATCCACTCGACGGGTCTTCGAATATTGATACGAACGTATCCATTGGAACCATTTTTTCCATCCACCAAAGATTAGAACCAAACTCCAAAGAGCCGGGAGATGAACGAGACCTCCTCCAACAAGGTCATTTGCAACGCTGTGCCGGTTATATCATTTACGGGTCTTCCACCATGCTTGTCCTTTCTACAGGAAAGGGTGTTTCCGGTTTTACCTTAGATCCAAGTGTGGGAGAGTTTTTATTGTCTCATCCCGATATGAAAATGCCGGATTCAGGAGATATATATTCCGCGAACGAAGGAAATGCTTCTTATTGGTCTCCTGAAGTGCAAGCTTACTTACAAAAGATCAAATCCATTGAAGGTGGGAAAAAACCAAAAACGGCCCGTTACATTGGGTCCCTTGTTGCGGATTTCCATAGAAATCTACTCAAAGGGGGGATCTTCCTCTATCCCAACGATACCAAATCTTCTAAATACCCGAACGGAAAACTTCGCTTGTTATACGAGGCGGCCCCAATGGCTTACATTGCGGAACAAGCAGGAGGAATGGCGGTAACAGTAAAGGGAGAAAGAATTCTCGATCTAAATCCGAAAGACCTTCATGAACGAACAACGCTCATTATTGGTAGTAAGAAGGAAGTAGAAGAATTCCTTACATTCATTCCCAAAGGATAA
- the pdhA gene encoding pyruvate dehydrogenase (acetyl-transferring) E1 component subunit alpha produces MVSSVPKDSQSVSELKEFYRQMVLIRKFEEAAAKAYSVGKIGGFLHLYIGQEAVGVGSIASLTPKDYIVSTYRDHGHALARGLNPKPLMAELFGKGTGISKGNGGSMHFFDRNAHFMGGHGIVGGHISLAAGIAFASKFKKEDSVTICFFGEGAANIGSFHEGLNLAAIWKLPVVFICENNHYAMGTPEYRALAVKDVSVRAYAYDIARDHIEGDEVRKVRDHVQVAVERARRGEGPTLIEVSTYRFRGHSMSDPAKYRTKEELEAYKKKDPLMRARHELELGGITTEELDKMDLEIQTQIDEAYQYAETSPEPPLSQLHKYVYAEDK; encoded by the coding sequence TTGGTTTCTTCTGTCCCAAAAGACTCACAATCTGTGAGCGAGTTGAAAGAGTTCTACAGACAAATGGTACTTATACGAAAGTTTGAGGAAGCCGCAGCCAAAGCCTATAGCGTAGGAAAGATTGGTGGGTTTTTACATTTGTACATCGGTCAGGAGGCTGTGGGTGTCGGTTCAATCGCGTCCCTGACTCCTAAAGACTATATTGTTTCTACTTATAGAGACCACGGTCATGCACTGGCAAGGGGCCTAAACCCTAAACCCCTTATGGCAGAGTTATTTGGTAAGGGTACAGGTATCTCAAAAGGTAACGGCGGTTCGATGCACTTCTTTGATCGTAATGCTCACTTTATGGGTGGGCATGGAATTGTCGGAGGCCATATTTCTCTTGCTGCAGGGATTGCCTTTGCTTCTAAATTTAAAAAAGAAGATTCTGTTACCATTTGTTTTTTTGGCGAAGGTGCGGCCAATATCGGCTCCTTTCACGAAGGTTTAAACCTAGCTGCCATTTGGAAACTCCCAGTCGTTTTCATTTGTGAGAACAACCATTATGCGATGGGAACACCGGAATACCGAGCTCTTGCAGTCAAAGATGTTTCTGTTCGAGCATACGCTTATGATATCGCTCGTGATCATATCGAAGGAGATGAAGTGAGAAAGGTTCGAGACCACGTGCAAGTAGCTGTCGAACGAGCACGTCGGGGAGAAGGTCCTACTCTGATTGAAGTGTCTACCTACCGGTTTCGAGGTCATTCCATGTCTGACCCTGCCAAATACAGAACCAAGGAAGAATTGGAAGCTTACAAAAAGAAAGATCCTCTCATGCGTGCGAGACACGAACTAGAATTAGGTGGAATTACAACAGAAGAATTAGATAAAATGGATTTAGAAATCCAAACCCAAATTGATGAAGCTTATCAATATGCAGAGACCTCACCGGAACCTCCACTCTCTCAACTACACAAGTATGTGTATGCGGAGGATAAATAA
- a CDS encoding pyruvate dehydrogenase complex E1 component subunit beta, which translates to MAILTYREALNRAMVEEMEKDPLIYLMGEEVGHYQGAYKVSQGMLDKFGEERVIDTPISENGFAGIGVGSAMVGLRPIIEFMTWNFSLVAIDQIINSAAKMNYMSGGQFPMPIVFRGAGGAGGRLGAQHSQAFESWYAHCPGLKVVCPATPKDAYGLLKSSIRDNNPTIFIESEVLYGSKGEVPEQEYTIPLGLGEIKRKGTDITLVTWSRALSFAEEAATILEKEGISVEIVDLRSLRPLDENLIYESVKKTNRALVVEEGWPVAGFGAQIAYLIQKNAFAYLDHPVERVTQMDVPMSYAANLERMSLPNALRVADTIREMLQ; encoded by the coding sequence ATGGCAATCCTTACTTATAGAGAGGCACTCAACCGAGCCATGGTGGAAGAGATGGAAAAAGATCCATTGATCTACCTGATGGGAGAAGAAGTCGGACATTACCAAGGAGCGTATAAAGTTTCCCAAGGGATGCTCGATAAATTCGGAGAAGAACGAGTGATTGACACACCCATATCTGAAAATGGATTTGCAGGGATTGGAGTGGGTTCGGCCATGGTGGGCCTTCGACCCATCATAGAATTTATGACTTGGAATTTTTCCCTAGTAGCAATCGACCAAATCATTAACTCTGCTGCTAAAATGAATTATATGAGTGGGGGTCAGTTCCCAATGCCGATTGTCTTTCGAGGTGCTGGAGGTGCGGGAGGAAGACTCGGCGCCCAACATTCGCAAGCCTTTGAATCTTGGTACGCCCATTGTCCGGGACTCAAAGTGGTTTGTCCTGCCACACCGAAAGATGCTTACGGCCTACTCAAATCATCCATCAGAGACAATAACCCAACGATATTTATCGAATCAGAAGTGTTATACGGCTCCAAGGGAGAAGTTCCGGAACAAGAATACACCATTCCATTAGGACTTGGTGAAATCAAACGCAAAGGTACAGACATCACACTTGTGACATGGTCCAGGGCTCTCAGTTTTGCTGAAGAAGCGGCAACTATCCTTGAAAAAGAAGGAATCTCTGTGGAAATTGTGGACTTACGTAGTTTACGCCCGTTAGATGAAAATCTAATTTACGAGTCAGTCAAAAAAACAAACCGTGCTTTGGTTGTAGAAGAAGGTTGGCCTGTGGCTGGATTTGGAGCACAAATTGCTTACCTCATCCAGAAAAATGCCTTCGCTTATCTTGATCATCCTGTCGAACGAGTGACACAAATGGACGTACCAATGTCTTACGCAGCAAACTTAGAACGAATGAGTTTGCCCAATGCCTTAAGAGTTGCCGATACCATCCGAGAGATGTTACAGTAG
- a CDS encoding pyruvate dehydrogenase complex dihydrolipoamide acetyltransferase produces MAKIQEMTQLSPTMEEGTIVKWLKKEGDSVSPGDIIAEVETDKAVMEMEAFETGVILKIIHNEGAKLKVGEALAVIGKPGEDVSSLLAGIPQKSTPTQNPTAEVTPPKDNPSPPPQKLDPVATNSGKEITPVTTHTQTPIPKENGTVTGVSSNRGGLRVLASPLAKSIAIENGIDLHTVIGTGPEGRITKNDVLDTLNKGNLSRSSSVGPSRSDAVVTLNGMRKTIAKRLTESKQNLPHFYLNVDVNAKVLESFRADLLEFQKHLDPELQVKVSLNDIIVKATAAALRLHPKVNASFQGDSILEFGRVDVGIAVSLDGGLLTPVIRNADSKSILEISKEVKELAKRARERKLKPEEFSNGTFTISNLGMYGISRFTAIINEPESAILAVGSVEEKPVVENGTVVAGRVLSLTLSCDHRVIDGAVGAEFLKTLKTLLERPSLIAGVV; encoded by the coding sequence ATGGCAAAAATTCAAGAAATGACTCAACTTTCTCCTACGATGGAAGAAGGAACTATTGTTAAATGGTTAAAAAAGGAAGGAGATTCCGTTTCTCCTGGTGATATCATTGCAGAAGTAGAAACAGATAAAGCTGTGATGGAAATGGAAGCCTTTGAAACTGGTGTGATATTAAAAATCATACACAATGAAGGCGCCAAACTAAAAGTAGGCGAAGCATTAGCAGTGATCGGGAAACCGGGTGAAGATGTATCTTCTCTTTTGGCTGGAATTCCACAAAAATCTACTCCGACACAAAACCCAACTGCCGAAGTAACACCTCCGAAAGACAATCCAAGTCCACCACCTCAAAAGTTAGATCCCGTTGCCACAAACTCGGGAAAAGAAATTACTCCTGTCACAACGCACACACAGACACCAATTCCAAAAGAAAATGGAACAGTCACAGGAGTTTCGTCAAACCGAGGTGGTTTGCGTGTCCTTGCCTCCCCTTTGGCAAAGTCCATTGCCATTGAAAATGGAATCGACTTACACACTGTCATAGGAACAGGACCCGAAGGTCGGATCACGAAAAACGATGTACTCGATACATTAAACAAAGGAAATCTATCCCGCTCCTCGTCGGTTGGTCCTTCCCGTTCCGATGCAGTGGTGACTCTCAATGGAATGCGTAAAACCATTGCCAAACGCCTGACGGAATCGAAACAGAACCTACCTCATTTTTATTTGAATGTGGATGTAAATGCGAAAGTTTTGGAATCTTTCCGAGCCGATCTTTTGGAATTCCAAAAACACTTGGATCCCGAATTACAAGTGAAAGTGAGTTTAAACGATATCATTGTGAAAGCAACTGCTGCGGCTCTCCGCCTCCACCCCAAAGTGAATGCTAGTTTTCAAGGAGATTCTATTTTAGAATTTGGCCGAGTGGATGTTGGGATTGCTGTTTCTCTGGACGGAGGTCTTTTAACGCCAGTTATACGGAATGCAGATTCAAAATCTATTTTAGAGATTTCAAAAGAAGTGAAGGAACTTGCCAAACGAGCCCGCGAACGAAAGCTAAAACCAGAAGAATTTTCTAATGGAACTTTTACGATTTCGAATTTAGGAATGTATGGGATCAGTCGATTCACCGCCATCATCAATGAACCGGAGAGCGCCATCCTTGCCGTCGGTTCCGTAGAAGAAAAACCGGTTGTGGAAAATGGTACTGTGGTTGCGGGAAGAGTTTTGTCTCTGACCCTTTCTTGCGACCACCGAGTGATTGATGGAGCCGTAGGGGCCGAGTTCTTAAAAACCCTGAAGACTCTTCTCGAAAGACCGAGTCTTATTGCGGGTGTTGTTTGA
- the fliG gene encoding flagellar motor switch protein FliG — MKPENSTSATPGVRKAALLLLSLGKERAADVLKHLDDSMLEAVILEMSKIRSISKEEREVILKEFHNTIEDLNETTSGGLSTAKSLLEHTVGAEKANVILKKIHKEETKNDFEFLNQVEPGVLQGMLGTESPQIIAVTLSHLDPKKAADVLKLFPKPEQAKIAVRLATTSKTHPDVIQNIARILKKRYEERDKQEYSEAGGAHVLANILNFMEKGAEETILSELEESSPDVADQVREKLYTFEDILSLDNKEMRILINRLADDTAISLAIRGAGDEIRKKFLNNMSQNRSEDILDALDMKPRVTLREINEARSKIVQVARVLEEENQILFKKEKEEYIE; from the coding sequence ATGAAGCCTGAGAACAGTACATCCGCCACTCCTGGCGTACGGAAAGCCGCCCTCCTCCTTTTATCCCTTGGCAAAGAAAGAGCTGCCGATGTTCTGAAACACCTAGACGACTCCATGCTCGAAGCAGTGATTCTGGAAATGTCAAAAATTCGGTCCATTTCCAAAGAAGAAAGGGAAGTCATTCTCAAAGAATTTCATAATACCATTGAAGATTTGAACGAAACCACATCCGGTGGCCTCTCGACTGCCAAATCCCTTTTGGAACATACAGTCGGTGCTGAAAAAGCCAATGTGATCCTAAAGAAAATCCACAAAGAAGAAACAAAAAACGATTTTGAATTTCTAAACCAAGTGGAACCAGGAGTTCTGCAAGGTATGCTTGGAACCGAATCCCCACAAATCATAGCGGTGACCCTCTCCCACCTGGATCCCAAGAAGGCTGCCGATGTTTTGAAACTTTTTCCCAAACCGGAACAAGCAAAGATTGCCGTAAGACTCGCCACCACATCCAAAACCCATCCCGATGTGATCCAAAACATTGCACGGATTTTGAAAAAACGATACGAAGAAAGAGACAAACAAGAATATTCGGAAGCAGGTGGAGCACACGTTCTTGCGAACATTTTGAACTTTATGGAAAAAGGCGCTGAGGAAACCATTCTTTCGGAACTGGAAGAATCTTCCCCGGATGTTGCCGACCAAGTCCGAGAAAAACTCTATACCTTTGAAGACATCCTTTCTCTCGATAACAAAGAAATGCGAATCCTCATCAATCGTTTGGCTGATGATACGGCCATCTCTCTTGCCATCCGTGGTGCCGGGGATGAAATCAGGAAAAAATTCCTAAACAACATGAGCCAAAATAGATCAGAAGATATTTTAGATGCCTTGGATATGAAACCGCGAGTCACCTTACGAGAGATTAACGAAGCAAGAAGTAAAATTGTACAAGTGGCAAGAGTATTAGAAGAAGAAAATCAGATTCTGTTTAAGAAAGAAAAAGAAGAGTATATTGAATGA
- a CDS encoding CDP-alcohol phosphatidyltransferase family protein, producing the protein MQIEEKKAKDLFQDRIFTLSNFLSISRVLLLPFFFQSTYTYANDPANIKELFASIFYALAAVFSDYLDGLFARLLHQETTLGRYLDPVCDKLVTLGGLFVVTIHFDFPSWILITYFIREILGVWLGGYLYLKRGLQGRPNWWGKFGVGIVAVSVIWYMSLPYFLEFGAPYSFLLHPVISAYVLLFVLTAGVVAYIVRYWNIVFHPEAIELDPENKKQAKKYQKI; encoded by the coding sequence ATGCAAATCGAAGAAAAAAAAGCCAAAGACCTTTTCCAGGATCGTATCTTTACCCTTTCCAATTTCCTTTCTATCTCTCGGGTATTGTTATTACCTTTTTTCTTTCAAAGCACTTATACTTATGCAAATGATCCGGCCAACATAAAAGAATTATTTGCGTCCATATTCTATGCACTGGCAGCTGTCTTCAGTGATTATCTAGATGGACTCTTCGCTCGCCTCCTCCACCAAGAAACAACTCTCGGAAGATATTTAGATCCAGTTTGCGATAAACTTGTGACACTCGGAGGTCTCTTTGTTGTTACCATTCATTTTGATTTTCCAAGTTGGATCCTCATTACCTATTTTATCCGAGAAATTCTTGGAGTCTGGCTTGGTGGGTATCTGTATTTAAAACGGGGATTACAAGGCCGTCCCAACTGGTGGGGTAAATTTGGAGTGGGAATCGTTGCGGTCTCTGTGATTTGGTATATGTCGTTGCCTTACTTTTTAGAGTTCGGTGCTCCTTATTCTTTTTTACTCCATCCGGTAATTTCTGCCTATGTTTTACTCTTTGTACTCACGGCAGGAGTTGTGGCTTATATTGTTCGGTATTGGAATATCGTTTTCCATCCCGAAGCCATTGAACTCGATCCAGAAAACAAAAAACAAGCAAAGAAATACCAAAAGATCTGA
- a CDS encoding ankyrin repeat domain-containing protein, protein MKKNIPLFLLWAFVSCASLPYTIEDRKFDKAKQMIEEGADVNQTSDCFHALTIAAMEGDEGLVKLLLDKGAKVENRSKECDYTDRIGPFKMKFRWGARTALDRVANAKIAKLLLAKGANPNIAGYREYSFGPDYDAALWNAALWNAVRIADFELVKVLVEAGANVNVYNKSGKNAIWEMAEARKSQGKPEFLSYLQSKGMKKLEITDVKAKSTDGKILTKYKHIATGAVTEMSADIAKGVYENPKNYSALTLNAADGAYYHYAEFVWAETGQNLYEWYLLRQKKTGTLK, encoded by the coding sequence ATGAAAAAAAACATCCCTCTATTCCTGTTGTGGGCATTCGTCTCTTGTGCGAGTTTGCCCTACACAATTGAAGATCGTAAATTCGACAAAGCCAAACAAATGATCGAAGAAGGTGCTGATGTGAATCAAACATCTGACTGTTTTCATGCACTTACCATCGCCGCCATGGAAGGTGATGAAGGACTCGTAAAACTTTTATTGGATAAAGGGGCAAAGGTTGAAAATCGATCTAAAGAATGTGATTATACGGATCGAATTGGACCATTCAAAATGAAATTTCGTTGGGGTGCTCGAACAGCTCTTGACCGAGTGGCCAATGCAAAAATTGCAAAATTACTTTTGGCAAAAGGTGCTAACCCAAACATCGCGGGGTACCGTGAATATAGTTTTGGTCCAGATTATGATGCCGCCCTATGGAATGCCGCCCTATGGAATGCCGTCCGTATCGCTGATTTCGAATTGGTAAAGGTACTCGTTGAAGCGGGTGCCAATGTGAACGTATATAATAAATCTGGCAAAAATGCCATTTGGGAAATGGCTGAAGCTAGAAAATCCCAAGGAAAACCAGAATTCCTTTCTTACCTACAATCAAAGGGAATGAAGAAACTCGAAATTACCGATGTTAAAGCCAAATCAACGGATGGAAAAATTTTAACCAAATACAAACACATTGCTACAGGAGCAGTAACAGAAATGTCTGCGGATATTGCAAAAGGTGTGTATGAAAATCCTAAAAATTATTCAGCACTGACCCTAAATGCGGCTGATGGAGCTTACTACCATTATGCGGAATTTGTTTGGGCAGAAACAGGACAAAACCTATATGAATGGTATTTGCTCCGCCAAAAGAAAACGGGAACTTTGAAGTAA
- a CDS encoding TetR/AcrR family transcriptional regulator, with amino-acid sequence MPEIKQVSSQTKDHHRRAILIQSLRDLLREEEDPSSVTFAKVCSRAKIPRASAYHFFPHMGAMYLGLRLVHSDLVSLRLEKVETVSFATWQDYVFFLAREAASVVREDLALMRVVYGIRNEETRHVGKELDSTIARIALSQVEARFILPDIPGIARKVGIAVSLIDSVFRFSFREEGEITEEMVTEAGRAAVAYLRSYLPEFLKHRQ; translated from the coding sequence ATGCCGGAAATCAAACAAGTTTCATCACAAACTAAGGACCATCATCGTCGTGCGATCCTCATCCAGTCGTTACGAGATCTCCTTCGTGAGGAAGAAGATCCGTCCTCTGTTACCTTTGCCAAAGTTTGTTCACGAGCCAAAATTCCCAGAGCCTCTGCTTATCATTTTTTTCCCCATATGGGGGCTATGTATCTTGGACTTCGGTTAGTGCATTCCGATTTGGTTTCTTTACGATTAGAAAAAGTAGAAACTGTTTCCTTTGCCACTTGGCAGGACTATGTATTCTTTCTTGCTCGGGAAGCAGCGTCCGTTGTCAGAGAAGACCTGGCTCTTATGCGAGTTGTGTATGGGATTCGCAATGAAGAGACTAGGCATGTGGGAAAGGAATTAGATTCCACTATTGCAAGAATTGCCCTCTCTCAGGTAGAGGCTCGGTTCATTTTACCAGATATTCCAGGTATCGCTCGTAAGGTGGGAATTGCAGTTTCTCTCATTGATTCTGTTTTCCGGTTTTCTTTTCGGGAAGAGGGCGAAATCACAGAAGAAATGGTAACGGAGGCAGGTAGGGCTGCTGTCGCTTATTTACGTTCTTACCTTCCCGAATTCCTAAAACACAGACAATAG